A portion of the Glycine max cultivar Williams 82 chromosome 10, Glycine_max_v4.0, whole genome shotgun sequence genome contains these proteins:
- the LOC100812496 gene encoding protein indeterminate-domain 12, producing MFPAVMSNSNSWSEEATVSCGTRITGLNHVVTTTISPQQPQKIKKKRNLPGNPDPDAEVIALSPKTLLATNRFVCEICNKGFQRDQNLQLHRRGHNLPWKLKQRSNKDVKKKAYVCPEPSCVHHNPSRALGDLTGIKKHYCRKHGEKKWKCEKCSKIYAVQSDWKAHSKTCGTREYRCDCGTLFSRKDSFITHRAFCDALAEESARLSANQLATNTTTNPLVHSLFLLPTQQRNNNNNINFINPWDPNPNPSNLTTLHNNNIKPESHNFHIPNTSTNNNNNISSSLLHHHQQPNKRIITSPYRDLHVRTQPHSNAATSAHLSATALLQKAATVGAAAITGPTLMTQLSMAELGAVTTQLDSVPMTVPLPPDQRYMNMRGLKNNNNDGLTRDFLGLTNGSAVDVSIDVKDMLTFTAGSIEYNHRHQQQQSYEHHHSHNNLLFKPQQGFGFLGTTTGPESWGNCE from the exons ATGTTCCCTGCAGTTATGTCCAATTCCAATTCCTGGTCCGAAGAGGCCACTGTCTCCTGTGGTACAAGAATCACTGGACTCAATCACGTTGTCACAACAACCATTTCTCCACAACAACCTcaaaagatcaagaaaaagagaaacctCCCTGGAAACCCtg ACCCAGATGCTGAAGTGATTGCTTTGTCACCGAAGACTCTTCTAGCTACCAATAGATTTGTGTGTGAGATCTGCAACAAGGGTTTCCAGAGAGATCAGAACCTTCAGCTTCATAGGAGAGGGCATAACCTCCCATGGAAGCTGAAGCAAAGGAGCAACAAAGACGTGAAAAAGAAGGCATATGTTTGCCCTGAGCCTTCATGCGTTCACCACAACCCTTCAAGGGCTTTGGGGGACCTCACAGGAATTAAGAAACACTATTGCAGAAAACATGGAGAGAAGAAGTGGAAATGTGAAAAGTGCTCAAAGATCTATGCTGTTCAGTCAGATTGGAAAGCTCACTCCAAAACCTGTGGTACTAGAGAATATAGATGTGATTGTGGAACCCTTTTTTCCAG GAAGGACAGCTTCATAACTCACAGAGCATTCTGTGATGCATTGGCTGAAGAAAGTGCAAGACTCTCAGCAAACCAATTAGCCACCAACACCACCACAAATCCATTAGTTCACTCCCTCTTCCTTCTCCCAACCCAACAAcgcaacaacaataacaacatcaacttcATCAATCCCTGGGacccaaaccctaaccctagcAACCTCACCACTCTccacaataacaacatcaaaccTGAATCTCACAACTTCCACATCCCCAACACCagcaccaacaacaacaacaacatttcCTCTTCATTACTTCATCATCATCAGCAACCCAACAAGAGAATAATAACCTCACCCTACCGTGACCTCCACGTGAGAACACAACCCCACTCCAACGCTGCCACGTCAGCACACCTCTCAGCCACTGCGCTGCTGCAGAAGGCCGCGACCGTCGGTGCCGCCGCCATCACGGGCCCCACTCTCATGACTCAGCTCAGCATGGCGGAGTTAGGAGCCGTGACAACTCAGCTCGACTCGGTGCCGATGACGGTGCCGCTGCCGCCCGATCAACGCTACATGAACATGAGAGGCCTCAAGAATAATAACAATGACGGTCTCACGAGGGACTTTCTCGGTCTCACCAACGGCAGCGCGGTGGACGTTAGCATCGACGTCAAGGATATGCTAACGTTCACCGCGGGGAGCATAGAGTACAACCATCGCCACCAGCAACAACAATCCTACGAGCACCATCACAGTCATAATAACTTGCTTTTCAAGCCCCAACAAGGTTTTGGATTCCTTGGGACAACCACTGGCCCCGAATCCTGGGGAAATTGTGAGTAA